A segment of the Streptomyces sp. L2 genome:
GCCGATCTTCCACCTCTCGGCGTCCTTCCAGACGTACGAGGAGGGCCTGGACCACCAGGCGCCGATGCCGGCCTCACCCGACCCGGCGACCCTGCCCACCTCGCAGGAACGCCTGCGCGGCTACGGCCACCTCGGCCCCGAGGTCGTCGAACGTTTCCTGGAGGCGCGCGAGGCGATCGACCTGCGCTACGTCGACGAGCCGCCGTACGGCAGCTTCGGCGAGCCGCGCGAGCCGCACTCGCAGGTGTGGTTCCGCACCAACGGCAAGCTCGACGACGACCCCTTGCTGCACGTCGTCCTCGCCACCTACGTCTCCGACATGACCCTGCTCGACTCGGTCCTGCTCGCGCACGGGCGCGGCGGCTGGGCCGTCGGCGACGTGGTCGGCGCCTCCCTGGACCACGCTATGTGGTTCCACCGCCCGTTCCGCGCCGACGAGTGGCTCCTGTACGACCAGGAGTCCCCGTCGGCCCACGGCGGCCGCGGCCTCGGCCAGGCCCGCATCTACACCCAGGACGGCCGCCTCGCCATCACGGTCATCCAGGAGGGCGTGGTCCGCGTCCCCCGCTGACCACACCGTCCAGGAGGGCATGGCCGGCGTCCCCCGCCGACCACCCCCTCCCCCGGGGGGCTTCAGTCCCTGCGGATCAGCTCCGGGTCGATGCGCCTGCCCACCAGAGGCAGGGTGCCCAGCGTCGCCGCGACCACCACGCCCAGTGCCGCGCACGCCAGCAGCGGGATCCCGGCGAAGTCCCAGCGGACCGCGCCGCCCCCGGTGACGAGATAGCCGGACTCGGCGAGCTTGCCGCTCACCAGGGCGAGGACCAGGCCGATGGTCAGCGGGAGCACCACCTGGGTGCTCTGCACCGCCCGGAGGGTGCGGGTCCGGGCCCCGATGAGGGTGATCGCCGTGATCTGCGCCCGGCGTTCGACGGCCCGGTCCGTCACGGAGACCAGGAACGCCCCGACGCCGATCACCATTCCCATGATCATGCCGAGGACCAGCAGCGTCTCGATGACCGCGATCTGCTGGAGGCTGTCGACGTTGACGCCGACCGGCTCCACGGCGACGGTGGGCGCGACC
Coding sequences within it:
- the tesB gene encoding acyl-CoA thioesterase II produces the protein MSQALQDLLDLLDLEQIEENIFRGQSRSAVVPRVFGGQVAAQALVAAGRTVPADRPAHSLHAYFLRPGDPGAPIVYTVDRIRDGRSFTTRRVVAVQHGKPIFHLSASFQTYEEGLDHQAPMPASPDPATLPTSQERLRGYGHLGPEVVERFLEAREAIDLRYVDEPPYGSFGEPREPHSQVWFRTNGKLDDDPLLHVVLATYVSDMTLLDSVLLAHGRGGWAVGDVVGASLDHAMWFHRPFRADEWLLYDQESPSAHGGRGLGQARIYTQDGRLAITVIQEGVVRVPR